In Pasteurella multocida subsp. multocida OH4807, a genomic segment contains:
- the gmk gene encoding guanylate kinase (COG0194 Guanylate kinase), protein MAQGNLYILSAPSGAGKSSLISALLNQQNNKNMMVSVSHTTRSPRPSEIHGVHYYFVSVEEFESLIAQDLFLEYARVFGGNYYGTSLPAIEENLAKGIDVFLDIDWQGAQQIRQKVPNVKSIFILPPSLLELEQRLIGRGQDSQEVIATRMSKAIEEISHYNEYDYVIVNDVFEQALEDLKSILRAERLTLSHQEKQNQRLIEQLLAK, encoded by the coding sequence ATGGCTCAAGGTAATTTATATATTCTTTCTGCACCGAGCGGCGCAGGAAAATCTTCATTAATTTCTGCACTATTAAACCAACAGAATAACAAGAACATGATGGTATCAGTTTCTCATACAACAAGATCGCCTCGTCCTAGTGAAATTCATGGCGTACACTATTATTTTGTTTCCGTTGAGGAGTTTGAATCATTAATAGCGCAAGACTTGTTCCTTGAATATGCAAGAGTATTTGGCGGTAACTATTACGGTACATCATTACCTGCAATTGAAGAAAATTTAGCAAAAGGTATTGATGTATTTTTAGATATTGATTGGCAAGGTGCGCAACAAATTCGCCAAAAAGTACCCAATGTAAAAAGTATTTTCATTTTACCGCCCTCTTTGCTTGAATTAGAGCAACGTTTGATTGGGCGTGGTCAAGACAGTCAAGAAGTTATTGCAACACGTATGTCAAAAGCTATTGAAGAAATCTCACACTATAATGAGTATGACTATGTGATTGTGAATGATGTGTTTGAACAGGCATTAGAAGATCTAAAGTCGATTCTTCGTGCAGAGCGTTTAACCTTATCACATCAAGAAAAACAAAATCAGCGGCTGATTGAACAATTACTAGCAAAATAA
- a CDS encoding FadD protein (COG1022 Long-chain acyl-CoA synthetases (AMP-forming)): protein MSNLNLHFVNRIREQAKRLSNETALRYHAEDSWKDISWQQFQQQIDEFSYALLANHIDTQDKIAIFAHNMPRWTIADIGTLQTRAIVVPIYATSAAKQVEYILNNADVKILFVGDQDEYNCALDVFDNCPQLQKIVAMKESIDLRDHPKAISWQSFIAEGSAQQQTLLQERLDSKSLSDLFTLIYTSGTTGEPKGVMLDYANLAHQLEAHDTAFTTLNVNQYDVSMSFLPFSHIFERAWVAYVLHRGAVNCYLEDTNKVREALAEVRPTLMCAVPRFYEKIYTAVWDKVQKAPFMRRAIFNWAISVGQKRFELASQKKPIPFILRKKYALADKLVLSKLRQLLGGRIKMMPCGGAKLEPTIGLFFHSIGINIKLGYGMTETTATVSCWEDNSFEPNSIGTLMPGAEVKIGENNEILVRGGMVMRGYYKKPQETAETFTEDGFLKTGDAGEFDANGNLYITDRIKELMKTSNGKYIAPQYIETKVGKDKFIEQIAVIADAKKYVSALIVPCFTSLEEYAKQLNIKYQDRMELIKHSEIIKMFEQRINELQKELPSFEQIKKFTLLPQAFTTKMEEITPTLKLRRKVILERYKAQIEAMYKEYKHKKDQ, encoded by the coding sequence ATGAGTAATTTGAATTTACATTTTGTTAACCGTATTCGCGAACAAGCTAAGCGTTTATCAAATGAAACTGCCCTACGTTATCACGCAGAAGACAGCTGGAAAGACATTAGCTGGCAGCAATTCCAACAACAGATAGATGAATTTTCTTACGCTTTATTAGCAAATCATATTGATACTCAAGATAAAATTGCGATCTTTGCACACAATATGCCACGTTGGACAATTGCCGATATTGGCACATTGCAAACACGTGCGATTGTCGTGCCTATTTATGCGACAAGTGCAGCCAAACAAGTCGAATACATTCTCAATAATGCAGATGTAAAAATTTTATTCGTCGGCGATCAAGATGAGTACAACTGTGCGCTAGATGTTTTTGACAACTGCCCACAGTTACAAAAAATTGTCGCAATGAAAGAAAGCATTGATTTACGAGATCACCCTAAAGCAATCAGCTGGCAATCATTTATTGCAGAAGGTTCTGCTCAACAACAAACCTTGCTACAAGAACGTTTAGACAGTAAATCATTAAGTGATTTATTCACTTTAATCTATACCTCTGGCACCACCGGCGAACCGAAAGGGGTGATGTTGGACTACGCCAATCTTGCACACCAATTAGAAGCTCACGATACCGCATTTACTACATTAAATGTGAACCAGTATGATGTTTCAATGTCATTTTTACCCTTCTCACATATTTTTGAACGTGCTTGGGTGGCGTATGTACTCCACCGTGGAGCAGTGAATTGCTACCTTGAAGATACGAATAAAGTGCGTGAAGCACTTGCTGAAGTACGTCCAACATTAATGTGCGCAGTGCCACGTTTTTATGAAAAAATTTATACTGCAGTATGGGATAAAGTACAGAAAGCACCATTTATGCGTCGTGCAATTTTTAACTGGGCAATTTCGGTTGGACAAAAACGCTTTGAATTAGCTAGCCAAAAAAAACCAATTCCATTTATCCTACGTAAAAAATACGCACTTGCGGATAAATTGGTTCTCTCTAAGTTACGTCAATTACTCGGCGGGCGTATCAAAATGATGCCTTGTGGTGGGGCAAAACTTGAACCGACTATCGGGTTATTCTTCCACAGCATTGGTATCAACATTAAACTTGGCTATGGAATGACAGAAACCACTGCGACAGTTTCTTGTTGGGAAGATAATAGCTTTGAGCCAAATTCAATTGGTACATTAATGCCAGGTGCCGAAGTAAAAATCGGTGAAAACAACGAAATTTTGGTGCGTGGCGGGATGGTGATGCGTGGCTATTATAAAAAACCACAAGAAACCGCAGAAACCTTCACTGAAGATGGCTTCTTAAAAACAGGTGATGCTGGTGAGTTTGATGCCAATGGCAATCTTTATATTACCGACCGTATCAAAGAGTTGATGAAAACGTCGAACGGTAAATATATTGCACCACAATATATTGAAACGAAAGTCGGTAAAGATAAGTTCATCGAGCAAATTGCGGTGATTGCAGATGCGAAAAAATATGTGTCTGCGTTGATTGTGCCTTGCTTTACGAGCCTTGAAGAATACGCTAAACAGCTCAATATTAAGTATCAAGATCGAATGGAACTGATTAAACATTCTGAAATTATCAAAATGTTTGAGCAACGCATTAATGAGCTACAAAAAGAGCTACCAAGCTTTGAGCAAATCAAAAAATTCACTTTGTTACCACAAGCCTTTACCACGAAAATGGAAGAAATTACACCAACCTTAAAACTTCGCCGTAAAGTGATTTTGGAACGTTACAAAGCACAAATCGAAGCGATGTATAAAGAATACAAGCACAAAAAAGACCAATAA
- the gapA gene encoding glyceraldehyde-3-phosphate dehydrogenase A (COG0057 Glyceraldehyde-3-phosphate dehydrogenase/erythrose-4-phosphate dehydrogenase) codes for MAIKIGINGFGRIGRIVFRAAQHRDDIEVVGINDLIDVEYMAYMLKYDSTHGRFDGTVEVKDGNLVVNGKSIRVTAERDPANLKWDEIGVDIAVEATGLFLDDATARKHITAGAKKVVLTGPSKDATPMFVSGVNFDKYEGQDIVSNASCTTNCLAPLAKVIHEKFGIKDGLMTTVHATTATQKTVDGPSAKDWRGGRGAAQNIIPSSTGAAKAVGKVLPALNGKLTGMAFRVPTPNVSVVDLTVNLEKPATYAEICAEIKRASENEMKGVLGYTEDAVVSTDFNGCALTSVFDAAAGIALTDTFVKLVSWYDNETGYSNKVLDLVALVHNYKA; via the coding sequence ATGGCAATTAAAATTGGTATCAACGGCTTTGGCCGTATCGGTCGTATCGTATTCCGTGCAGCACAACATCGTGATGACATCGAAGTTGTCGGTATCAACGACTTAATCGATGTTGAATATATGGCTTATATGCTTAAATACGATTCAACTCACGGTCGTTTCGATGGTACTGTTGAAGTAAAAGATGGCAACTTAGTTGTTAACGGTAAATCAATCCGTGTAACTGCTGAGCGTGATCCAGCCAACTTAAAATGGGACGAAATCGGTGTTGATATCGCAGTTGAAGCAACTGGTTTATTCTTAGATGATGCAACAGCACGTAAACACATCACTGCTGGTGCGAAAAAAGTTGTTTTAACTGGTCCATCTAAAGATGCAACTCCAATGTTCGTAAGCGGTGTAAACTTCGATAAATACGAAGGTCAAGACATCGTTTCTAACGCGTCTTGTACAACAAACTGTTTAGCGCCATTAGCGAAAGTAATTCACGAAAAATTTGGTATTAAAGATGGTTTAATGACAACTGTTCACGCAACAACAGCGACTCAAAAAACGGTTGACGGTCCATCTGCAAAAGACTGGCGTGGTGGTCGCGGTGCGGCACAAAACATCATCCCTTCATCAACTGGTGCAGCTAAAGCAGTAGGTAAAGTATTACCAGCATTAAACGGTAAATTAACTGGTATGGCTTTCCGTGTTCCTACTCCAAACGTATCTGTTGTTGACTTAACTGTTAACTTAGAAAAACCAGCCACTTACGCTGAAATCTGTGCAGAAATCAAACGTGCTTCTGAAAACGAAATGAAAGGCGTTTTAGGTTACACTGAAGATGCAGTCGTTTCTACAGACTTCAACGGTTGTGCATTAACATCTGTATTTGATGCAGCAGCTGGTATCGCATTAACTGATACATTCGTGAAATTAGTGTCTTGGTATGACAACGAAACTGGTTACTCAAACAAAGTATTAGACTTAGTAGCATTAGTTCACAACTACAAAGCTTAA
- a CDS encoding FimA protein (COG4531 ABC-type Zn2+ transport system, periplasmic component/surface adhesin), whose protein sequence is MSILRNTLQKTALAVALASVSALASAQIVTSIKPLGFIASSIADGITETEVLVPAGASPHDYSLKPSDIQKLQSAELIVWVGEDVDAFLDKTLRPMSFKKVLSIADFAEIGEFLEGEEHDHKHDHDHKHDHDHKHDHDHKHDHDHKHEHDHKHDHEHKHDHDHKHEHDHKHDHDHKHVHEHGHDHDHSTNWHVWYSPEISKIVASRLASRLNELYPEKKEKIAQNLAEFNRTLAAQSEKIKQQLAPVKDKGFYVFHDAYSYFNNAYGLNQTGYFTINPLVAPGAKTLAKIKEEIKEHKVNCLFAEPQFTPKVIKSLSKGTGVHVGRLDPMGDAVKLGVNSYVNFLQYTADSYFSCLSK, encoded by the coding sequence ATGTCGATTTTACGAAATACATTACAAAAAACTGCATTAGCGGTGGCACTTGCGTCAGTCTCTGCGCTAGCCAGTGCACAGATTGTTACTTCAATTAAACCACTTGGTTTTATTGCATCTTCTATCGCCGATGGCATTACTGAGACAGAAGTGCTTGTTCCAGCAGGTGCCTCACCACATGATTACAGCTTAAAACCATCAGATATTCAGAAATTGCAATCTGCAGAACTCATTGTGTGGGTGGGGGAAGATGTGGATGCATTTTTAGATAAGACACTGCGCCCTATGTCCTTTAAGAAAGTACTCAGCATTGCAGATTTTGCTGAAATTGGTGAGTTTTTAGAAGGCGAGGAGCATGACCACAAACACGATCATGACCACAAACACGATCATGACCACAAACACGATCATGACCACAAACACGATCATGACCACAAACATGAGCATGACCACAAACACGATCATGAGCACAAACACGATCACGACCACAAACATGAGCATGACCACAAACATGATCATGACCACAAACATGTTCATGAACACGGACACGACCATGATCATAGTACAAACTGGCATGTCTGGTATTCACCAGAGATCAGCAAAATTGTTGCATCACGCTTAGCCTCTCGTTTGAACGAGCTTTATCCAGAGAAAAAAGAGAAGATTGCACAAAATTTAGCAGAATTTAACCGCACTTTAGCGGCACAAAGCGAAAAAATTAAACAACAATTAGCACCAGTGAAAGACAAAGGTTTCTATGTGTTCCACGATGCATATAGCTATTTCAATAATGCGTATGGATTGAACCAAACAGGTTACTTCACGATTAATCCATTAGTTGCACCGGGTGCGAAAACGCTAGCAAAAATTAAAGAAGAAATTAAAGAGCATAAAGTGAACTGCTTATTTGCAGAACCTCAATTCACACCAAAAGTGATTAAAAGCTTAAGCAAAGGCACAGGCGTTCACGTTGGTCGCTTAGATCCTATGGGCGATGCAGTGAAACTTGGCGTAAATTCTTATGTGAATTTCTTACAGTACACTGCAGACAGCTATTTCTCTTGCTTAAGCAAGTAA
- a CDS encoding hypothetical protein (COG1179 Dinucleotide-utilizing enzymes involved in molybdopterin and thiamine biosynthesis family 1): MERVDNYEQRFGGIGRLYGADALWRLQQAHVCVIGIGGVGSWCVEALARSGIGKLTLIDMDDICVTNVNRQIHALSGSIGQLKTEAMKSRVELINPGCQVTIIDDFLSSTNLAEYLSQDYDYVIDAIDSVKTKAALIAYCKRNKIKIITVGGAGGQTDPTQIQIADLSKTIQDPLAAKVRSFLRKEYHFSQNPKRKFGVDCVFSTQPLIFPKTDGACEVSASMNCANGFGAATMITATFGFFAVSRVIDKLLR, encoded by the coding sequence ATGGAACGAGTAGATAATTACGAGCAACGGTTTGGTGGAATTGGTCGCTTATATGGTGCTGATGCCTTATGGCGCTTACAACAGGCACATGTATGTGTTATTGGTATTGGTGGTGTCGGGTCATGGTGCGTTGAGGCATTAGCGCGTTCTGGTATAGGGAAGCTGACATTAATTGATATGGATGATATTTGTGTCACCAATGTGAACCGCCAAATTCATGCACTTTCTGGTAGTATTGGTCAGTTGAAAACGGAGGCGATGAAGTCGCGTGTTGAACTGATTAATCCAGGGTGTCAGGTGACGATTATTGATGACTTCCTTTCTTCTACAAATCTCGCTGAATATTTATCACAGGATTACGATTATGTTATTGATGCCATTGATAGTGTAAAAACGAAAGCAGCTTTAATTGCTTATTGTAAACGCAACAAAATTAAAATTATCACAGTGGGGGGGGCTGGTGGACAAACGGATCCTACTCAAATTCAAATTGCAGATTTGAGCAAAACGATTCAAGATCCACTTGCTGCAAAAGTGCGGTCATTTTTGCGCAAAGAATATCATTTCAGTCAGAACCCGAAACGAAAATTTGGCGTCGATTGTGTTTTTTCGACACAGCCTCTTATCTTTCCTAAAACCGATGGTGCTTGTGAAGTCTCGGCGAGCATGAATTGTGCGAATGGATTTGGTGCTGCAACGATGATTACAGCCACCTTTGGCTTTTTTGCTGTTTCACGTGTGATTGATAAATTACTGCGTTAA
- a CDS encoding hypothetical protein (COG0317 Guanosine polyphosphate pyrophosphohydrolases/synthetases), producing the protein MYLFESLNRIIEAYLPTEQIELVKRAYVIARDAHEGQSRSSGEPYITHPVAVASIIAEMRLDHEAIMAALLHDVIEDTPYTEEQLEAEFGASVAEIVEGVSKLDKLKFRTRKEAAAENFRKMILAMTRDIRVVLIKLADRTHNMRTLGALRPDKRRRIAKETLEIYSPLAHRLGIEHIKNELEDLGFEAMHPQRYAVLQKVIQVARGNRKDMIQRITNEIKGRLEDVGIEARVFGREKHLYAIYQKMKLKDQQFHSIMDIYAFRAVVNDVDTCYRVLGQMHGLYKPRPGRVKDYIAVPKANGYQSLHTSMIGPHGVPVEVQIRTEEMDQMAEMGVAAHWAYKEGGKNDSTTVQIRAQRWLQSLIELQQSVGNSFEFIESVKSEFFPKEIYVFTPKGRIVELPVGATPVDFAYAVHTDIGHSCIAANVDRKSYPLSQALTSGQTVDIITLPNSQPSAGWLNFVVTAKARTNIRHFLKNLRGGEAITLGKRQLTRALAPMKLDELDQTRIQNLLNELKLDSFDDLLMEIGLGNQMSAVIAYRLLGEAIEIDTDGDVNNNKDHFEIKSAGGLLTTFAQCCHPIPGDPIVAYASSGKGLVIHHESCANLKNRKENPEHYMSVEWEQSDNMIDFEAELRIELINQQGVLPNLTTTISSLDSNIQSIWTEEQEGRLYQIVVLLTVKDTKHLANIIRKIKAIPGFVNIERNINK; encoded by the coding sequence TTGTATCTTTTTGAAAGTTTAAATCGCATTATTGAGGCGTATTTACCCACAGAACAGATCGAATTAGTAAAACGTGCCTACGTGATTGCACGCGATGCGCATGAAGGGCAGTCTCGTTCTAGTGGTGAGCCTTATATCACTCATCCTGTTGCAGTAGCATCCATTATTGCTGAAATGCGTTTAGATCATGAAGCGATTATGGCGGCTTTGTTGCATGATGTGATTGAAGATACGCCTTACACAGAAGAACAACTGGAAGCAGAGTTCGGTGCGAGTGTGGCGGAAATTGTTGAAGGTGTGTCGAAGCTTGATAAGTTAAAATTCCGTACTCGCAAAGAGGCCGCTGCAGAAAATTTTCGTAAAATGATTCTCGCCATGACACGTGATATACGTGTCGTCTTAATTAAGTTGGCTGACAGAACGCATAATATGCGCACACTGGGTGCACTGCGACCCGATAAGCGTCGTCGTATTGCGAAAGAAACGCTAGAAATTTATAGTCCTTTGGCTCATCGCCTTGGTATTGAGCACATTAAAAATGAGCTAGAGGACTTAGGCTTTGAGGCAATGCATCCTCAGCGTTATGCTGTTTTACAAAAAGTGATCCAAGTTGCTCGTGGCAATCGTAAAGACATGATTCAACGAATTACGAATGAAATTAAAGGACGTTTAGAAGACGTCGGGATTGAGGCGCGTGTTTTTGGTCGTGAAAAGCATTTATATGCGATTTACCAAAAAATGAAACTCAAAGATCAACAGTTTCATTCTATTATGGATATTTATGCTTTCCGAGCTGTTGTTAATGATGTGGACACATGTTATCGCGTGTTGGGGCAAATGCACGGTTTGTATAAGCCACGTCCGGGTCGTGTAAAAGATTACATTGCTGTACCTAAAGCTAACGGTTATCAGTCATTGCATACGTCTATGATTGGTCCACATGGTGTGCCTGTCGAAGTACAAATTCGTACTGAAGAAATGGATCAAATGGCAGAAATGGGTGTAGCTGCGCATTGGGCCTATAAAGAAGGTGGTAAAAATGATAGTACAACCGTACAGATTCGAGCACAACGCTGGTTACAAAGTTTAATTGAGTTACAACAGAGTGTAGGTAACTCTTTTGAATTTATTGAAAGTGTGAAATCTGAGTTTTTTCCAAAAGAAATTTATGTCTTTACACCTAAAGGGCGTATTGTGGAGTTGCCAGTTGGTGCAACCCCTGTTGATTTTGCTTATGCAGTCCACACTGATATTGGTCATAGTTGTATTGCCGCAAATGTAGATCGTAAATCCTATCCATTATCTCAAGCACTGACATCTGGTCAAACGGTCGATATTATTACCTTGCCTAATTCGCAACCTAGTGCAGGTTGGTTAAATTTTGTAGTCACAGCAAAAGCACGTACAAATATCCGCCATTTTCTTAAAAATCTGCGTGGCGGTGAAGCCATTACATTAGGGAAACGTCAACTGACACGCGCGCTTGCACCAATGAAGTTGGACGAGCTTGATCAAACTCGCATACAAAATTTATTAAATGAATTAAAATTAGACAGTTTCGATGACTTACTAATGGAAATTGGTTTAGGTAATCAAATGAGTGCTGTCATTGCTTATCGTTTGCTCGGCGAGGCGATTGAAATTGACACTGATGGTGATGTCAATAATAACAAAGATCATTTTGAGATTAAAAGTGCAGGTGGGTTATTAACGACATTTGCGCAATGTTGTCATCCTATTCCAGGTGACCCAATTGTCGCTTATGCGAGCTCAGGTAAAGGATTAGTGATTCATCATGAATCCTGTGCGAATTTAAAAAATCGCAAAGAAAATCCTGAACATTACATGTCAGTAGAATGGGAACAAAGCGATAATATGATCGACTTTGAGGCCGAGTTGAGAATTGAACTGATCAATCAACAAGGTGTGTTGCCAAATTTAACTACAACAATCTCATCATTAGACAGTAACATCCAAAGTATTTGGACGGAAGAACAAGAGGGGCGTTTATATCAAATCGTGGTTTTATTAACGGTTAAAGATACGAAACACTTAGCAAATATTATCCGTAAAATCAAAGCAATCCCTGGTTTTGTTAATATTGAACGTAATATCAATAAATGA
- the rpoZ gene encoding DNA-directed RNA polymerase subunit omega (COG1758 DNA-directed RNA polymerase, subunit K/omega): MARVTVQDAVEKIGNRFDLILTAARRARQLQLHLREPLVPEDNDKPTVIALREIEKGLINNDIMNAQERYDALERESNELHAVSLLSNQ, translated from the coding sequence ATGGCTCGTGTAACAGTGCAAGATGCGGTAGAGAAAATTGGTAACCGTTTTGATTTAATTTTAACCGCAGCACGCCGTGCAAGACAATTACAGTTACATTTACGTGAACCGCTAGTGCCAGAAGATAATGATAAGCCGACAGTGATTGCTTTGCGTGAGATTGAAAAAGGATTAATCAATAACGATATTATGAATGCGCAAGAGCGTTATGATGCGCTTGAAAGAGAAAGCAACGAATTACACGCGGTTTCTTTATTGTCTAATCAATAG
- a CDS encoding methionine sulfoxide reductase B (COG0229 Conserved domain frequently associated with peptide methionine sulfoxide reductase), with amino-acid sequence MKKREEMTEMQVHICLNQGTERPFSGRLLNENKKGLYRCVVCHSPLFISDTKFDAGCGWPSFFEAISPDAIRYLDDYKLARPRVEIRCGQCDAHLGHVFEDGPAPTGLRYCVNSVSMAFEDLETGDLIEG; translated from the coding sequence ATGAAAAAAAGAGAAGAGATGACAGAGATGCAAGTGCATATTTGTTTAAATCAGGGCACTGAACGTCCATTTTCGGGGCGTTTATTAAATGAAAATAAAAAGGGACTTTATCGCTGTGTCGTGTGTCATTCCCCACTTTTTATTTCAGATACAAAATTTGATGCAGGCTGCGGCTGGCCAAGTTTTTTTGAGGCGATTTCACCTGATGCGATTCGCTATCTAGATGATTATAAATTAGCGAGACCACGTGTTGAAATTCGTTGTGGTCAGTGTGATGCCCATTTAGGACATGTCTTCGAAGATGGACCAGCGCCAACAGGATTGCGCTATTGTGTTAATTCCGTCTCTATGGCATTTGAGGATTTAGAAACAGGCGACTTGATTGAAGGATAA